Proteins co-encoded in one Malus sylvestris chromosome 7, drMalSylv7.2, whole genome shotgun sequence genomic window:
- the LOC126630376 gene encoding UV-stimulated scaffold protein A homolog, with protein sequence MEEEEGGKVRVLIETATISTEPDVDPRLLKAIKSVVRYSDSELRLAARILMDLMKREHSQVRYLTLLIIDELFMRSKLFRTLVVENLDQLLTLSVGFRIHLSLPPPANVATALRKKAIEFLEKWNSSFGVHYKQIRLGFDYLKNTLKYQFPNLQETATRLQQERRERERKTRKILLKKFEILEKNFVSIKEEIQSTVDEIGECLEIVRPKEEGVPFCPLDEEDIEEFHSYEFRQLRLQALEEGEKLHENSENKVVFDALRELYKILVKHLTAVQEWILVLVKVELTDNRSRDSYLKEFIDIRNNIQSVKKKCEESGCNLSNIAKHEEEDFWEEGKIETTEGGNFNLPNNRTGGLAVASTSKEVQGSIPKRHDKESDANKRLSHEGGGSNSDPLRSKLLAEAPEVTWSNHLASWGSKMDVLANHRGLELESHWGRVDQDAVIPAEKIAELNLQATVYKEKQVEIQPCRAPLSNGKLCPRRDLRICPFHGPVIPRDDEGKPLNQNPPKDEKAPDLGTNLVEQLTKQAVHNVREKDKELARKREIDKKALKRAKLAKIREHNEAVLRDSAIASTSKSAFIGEDWEPSTSRNPSFRNKKKTLASMLQKKETPKDRLARRILNTRASAATVRQLTLGEDANYREAFPNQW encoded by the exons atggaagaagaggaaggagggaAGGTTAGGGTTTTGATAGAGACGGCGACGATCTCGACCGAACCGGATGTCGACCCACGCCTCCTCAAGGCCATCAAGTCGGTTGTCCGATACTCCGATTCGGAGCTCCGACTCGCCGCTCGTATTCTCATGGATCTTATGAAGCGCGAACACTCTCAG GTGCGCTACCTCACACTTCTTATCATTGATGAGCTTTTTATGAGATCAAAGCTATTTAGAACCCTTGTTGTGGAAAATTTGGATCAGTTATTGACTTTAAGTGTTGGATTTAGAATACATTTGTCACTCCCACCTCCGGCAAATGTTGCAACTGCTCTGCGTAAGAAGGCAATAGAGTTTTTGGAGAAGTGGAATTCTTCGTTTGGGGTTCACTATAAGCAGATTAGGTTAGGGTTTGATTACCTTAAGAACACCCTTAAGTATCAGTTCCCGAATCTACAAGAAACTGCGACTCGGCTTCAGCAGGAGAGAAGGGAAAGGGAGAGGAAGACAAGAAAGATCTTGTTGAAAAAGTTTGAGATTTTGGAAAAGAATTTTGTGTCAATTAAGGAAGAAATTCAATCTACTGTTGATGAGATTGGGGAGTGTTTAGAAATTGTACGCCCTAAAGAGGAAGGTGTGCCGTTTTGTCCATTAGATGAGGAAGATATCGAAGAGTTTCATTCTTATGAGTTCCGGCAGTTGCGCTTACAAGCATtggaagaaggagaaaagcTTCATGAGAATAGTGAAAACAAAGTGGTTTTTGATGCCCTGCGGGAGCTTTACAAGATATTGGTAAAGCATTTGACTGCAGTGCAAGAATGGATCCTTGTTCTTGTAAAAGTTGAACTGACTGATAACAGATCCAGGGATTCATATTTGAAGGAGTTCATCGATATCCGGAATAATATTCAATCAGTCAAGAAGAAGTGTGAAGAATCGGGATGCAATCTTTCAAACATTGCAAAGCATGAGGAAGAAGATTTTTGGGAGGAAGGCAAGATCGAAACAACTGAGGGTGGGAATTTTAATCTTCCCAATAACAGAACTGGAGGTCTTGCTGTGGCATCAACATCCAAGGAGGTGCAAGGTAGCATTCCTAAACGCCATGATAAGGAGAGCGATGCCAATAAGAGGCTCAGTCATGAAGGTGGGGGAAGCAATTCAGACCCTCTGAGAAGTAAGCTTCTGGCTGAAGCTCCTGAGGTGACCTGGAGCAATCATTTGGCCAGTTGGGGTTCAAAGATGGATGTATTGGCTAACCATCGGGGGTTGGAGCTTGAAAGTCATTGGGGCAGGGTGGATCAGGATGCAGTTATTCCAGCAGAAAAGATTGCGGAATTAAATCTTCAGGCTACTGTGTACAAAGAAAAGCAGGTTGAAATTCAGCCATGCCGAGCACCATTAAGCAATGGAAAACTTTGTCCGAGAAGAGACTTGAGAATTTGCCCATTTCATGGACCTGTTATTCCCAGAGATGATGAGGGAAAGCCACTGAATCAGAACCCTCCAAAAGATGAGAAAGCTCCTGATTTAGGGACCAATTTAGTAGAGCAGTTAACGAAACAAGCCGTGCATAATGTTCGTGAGAAAGATAAAGAGTTGGCAAGGAAGAGAGAAATAGATAAAAAGGCACTGAAGCGTGCCAAGCTTGCCAAAATAAGAGAACACAATGAAGCGGTTTTACGGGATTCTGCAATCGCTTCAACTTCTAAATCTGCATTTATTGGAGAAGATTGGGAGCCAAGTACTAGTAGGAACCCGTCAttcagaaacaaaaagaaaacccttGCCTCCATGCTGCAGAAGAAAGAGACACCAAAAGATAGATTAGCTCGGAGGATTTTGAATACACGAGCAAGTGCTGCAACTGTAAGACAACTTACATTGGGCGAGGATGCAAATTACCGAGAAGCCTTCCCGAATCAGTGGTAA
- the LOC126628227 gene encoding E3 ubiquitin-protein ligase SINAT3-like isoform X3, producing MESDIIESFASLDLIDDDEIHSRPIHQFVSVPKAHSNTGSNIPGTTSVHELLECPVCTNSMYPPIHQVFHCFGQYFCLHFEAFQLGMAPVYMAFLRFMGDEAEARNYSYSLEVGGNGRKLIWEGNPRSIRDSHKKVRDSHDGLIIQRNMALFFSGGDRKELKLRVTGRILKEQQNPEGAKVCEVPCTIAVQTD from the exons ATGGAATCAGACATCATTGAAAGTTTTGCGTCTTTGGATTTGATTGACGATGACGAGATCCATAGCCGTCCGATTCACCAGTTTGTTTCAGTTCCGAAGGCGCACAGCAACACCGGCAGTAACATTCCCGGCACCACCAGCGTCCACGAGCTTCTTGAATGCCCTGTTTGTACCAATTCAATGTACCCTCCAATCCATCAG GTCTTCCACTGTTTTGGTCAGTATTTCTGTCTACATTTTGAAGCCTTCCAGCTTGGTATGGCTCCTGTTTACATGGCATTTCTCCGGTTCATGGGGGATGAAGCAGAAGCTCGGAACTACAGCTACAGCCTGGAGGTTGGAGGAAATGGCCGAAAGCTGATTTGGGAGGGCAACCCAAGAAGCATAAGGGATAGCCACAAGAAGGTTAGAGACAGCCATGATGGCCTCATAATACAGCGCAACATGGCGCTTTTCTTCTCTGGTGGGGATAGGAAAGAGCTGAAGCTGCGGGTCACAGGACGAATATTGAAGGAACAGCAGAACCCAGAAG GGGCGAAAGTTTGTGAAGTACCGTGTACGATTGCAGTTCAAACTGACTGA
- the LOC126628227 gene encoding E3 ubiquitin-protein ligase SINAT3-like isoform X1, producing MESDIIESFASLDLIDDDEIHSRPIHQFVSVPKAHSNTGSNIPGTTSVHELLECPVCTNSMYPPIHQCHNGHTLCSTCKARVHNRCPTCRQELGDIRCLALEKVAESLELPCKYCSLGCPEIFPYYSKLKHEAVCNFRPYNCPYAGSDCSTVGDIPFLVSHLRDDHKVDMHSGCTFNHRYVKSNPREVENATWMLTVFHCFGQYFCLHFEAFQLGMAPVYMAFLRFMGDEAEARNYSYSLEVGGNGRKLIWEGNPRSIRDSHKKVRDSHDGLIIQRNMALFFSGGDRKELKLRVTGRILKEQQNPEGAKVCEVPCTIAVQTD from the exons ATGGAATCAGACATCATTGAAAGTTTTGCGTCTTTGGATTTGATTGACGATGACGAGATCCATAGCCGTCCGATTCACCAGTTTGTTTCAGTTCCGAAGGCGCACAGCAACACCGGCAGTAACATTCCCGGCACCACCAGCGTCCACGAGCTTCTTGAATGCCCTGTTTGTACCAATTCAATGTACCCTCCAATCCATCAG TGTCACAATGGGCATACCCTTTGTTCCACCTGTAAAGCAAGGGTGCATAACCGGTGCCCAACTTGTAGACAGGAGCTTGGTGACATAAGGTGTCTAGCACTGGAGAAGGTTGCTGAATCGCTTGAACTGCCCTGCAAGTATTGCTCTCTAGGGTGCCCAGAGATATTTCCCTATTATAGTAAACTCAAACACGAGGCTGTCTGTAACTTCAGACCATACAACTGTCCATATGCTGGATCAGACTGCTCCACTGTTGGGGATATTCCATTCCTTGTTTCTCACCTCCGGGATGATCACAAGGTGGACATGCATTCCGGATGCACTTTTAATCATCGTTATGTAAAGTCTAATCCTCGTGAAGTAGAAAATGCCACATGGATGTTAACT GTCTTCCACTGTTTTGGTCAGTATTTCTGTCTACATTTTGAAGCCTTCCAGCTTGGTATGGCTCCTGTTTACATGGCATTTCTCCGGTTCATGGGGGATGAAGCAGAAGCTCGGAACTACAGCTACAGCCTGGAGGTTGGAGGAAATGGCCGAAAGCTGATTTGGGAGGGCAACCCAAGAAGCATAAGGGATAGCCACAAGAAGGTTAGAGACAGCCATGATGGCCTCATAATACAGCGCAACATGGCGCTTTTCTTCTCTGGTGGGGATAGGAAAGAGCTGAAGCTGCGGGTCACAGGACGAATATTGAAGGAACAGCAGAACCCAGAAG GGGCGAAAGTTTGTGAAGTACCGTGTACGATTGCAGTTCAAACTGACTGA
- the LOC126629888 gene encoding aspartyl protease family protein 2-like — protein MEGKAILPLLFLSLSAIFLSLSSALDHQTLLLNPLPSPPTTLSWSDTVSESDSAQLHPNSPSATATTPNTLSVQLHHIDAMALNKTPTQLFHLRLQRDAFRVKALTTLAAAAASPNRTTRGGGHVPVTGFSSSVVSGLSQGSGEYFTRLGVGTPPRYVYMVLDTGSDVVWLQCAPCKRCYTQTDPIFDPRKSGSFATIPCGSPLCRKLDSPGCNSKKTCLYQVSYGDGSFTVGEFSTETLTFRGTKVGRVAIGCGHDNEGLFVGAAGLLGLGRGKLSFPAQTGSQFNRKFSYCLVDRSSSSKPSSVLFGDSAVSRTARFTPLLANPKLDTFYYVELIGISVGGTRVRGITASLFNLDPAGNGGVILDSGTSVTRLTRSAYNALRDAFRAGTSGLKRGPEFSLFDTCFDLSGKTEVKVPTVVLHFRNADVSLPATNYLIPVDSSGSFCFAFAGTMGGLSIIGNIQQQGFRVVYDLAGSRVGFSPRGCA, from the coding sequence ATGGAAGGGAAAGCAATACTTCCCCTTCTCTTCCTTTCCCTCTCCGCCATTTTCCTCTCCCTCTCCTCCGCCCTCGACCACCAGACCCTCCTCCTCAACCCCCTCCCCTCCCCACCCACCACCCTCTCATGGTCCGACACCGTCTCCGAATCCGATTCCGCCCAACTCCACCCCAACTCCCCCTCCGCCACCGCCACAACCCCAAACACTCTCTCCGTACAATTACACCACATCGACGCCATGGCGCTTAACAAAACCCCCACCCAACTCTTCCACCTCCGCCTCCAGCGCGACGCCTTCCGTGTCAAAGCCCTTACCACCCTCGCCGCCGCCGCGGCGTCCCCAAACAGAACAACCAGAGGCGGTGGTCACGTGCCTGTCACGGGCTTCAGCAGCTCCGTCGTCTCCGGACTCTCTCAGGGCAGCGGCGAGTACTTCACGCGCCTTGGCGTCGGCACGCCTCCCAGGTACGTCTACATGGTCCTCGACACCGGAAGCGACGTCGTTTGGCTCCAATGCGCCCCCTGCAAGCGGTGCTACACCCAGACCGACCCCATTTTCGATCCACGTAAATCCGGATCCTTCGCCACAATCCCCTGTGGGTCCCCCCTCTGCCGGAAACTCGACTCGCCGGGCTGCAATTCCAAGAAGACCTGCCTCTACCAAGTCTCCTACGGGGACGGTTCCTTCACTGTCGGCGAGTTCTCCACCGAAACGCTGACGTTTCGCGGCACCAAAGTGGGACGCGTGGCGATCGGATGCGGTCACGACAACGAGGGCCTCTTCGTCGGTGCGGCGGGGCTTTTGGGACTCGGCCGGGGGAAGTTATCATTTCCGGCCCAGACCGGCTCCCAATTCAACCGGAAATTCTCCTACTGCCTAGTGGACCGGTCCTCTTCTTCCAAACCGTCCTCAGTCCTCTTCGGTGACTCGGCCGTTTCCCGGACCGCCCGGTTCACCCCCCTCCTCGCGAACCCAAAACTCGACACGTTTTACTACGTCGAGCTCATCGGTATCAGTGTCGGTGGGACACGTGTCCGGGGTATCACGGCATCGCTTTTCAATCTCGACCCGGCAGGAAACGGAGGGGTCATCCTCGATTCGGGCACTTCCGTGACCCGATTGACCCGATCGGCTTACAATGCTCTCCGCGATGCTTTCCGGGCCGGTACTTCGGGGCTTAAGCGTGGGCCCGAGTTCTCTCTGTTCGACACGTGTTTCGACTTGTCCGGAAAGACCGAAGTCAAAGTCCCCACGGTCGTGCTGCATTTCCGAAACGCGGACGTTTCACTTCCGGCAACCAACTACCTGATCCCAGTGGACAGTAGCGGCAGCTTCTGCTTTGCTTTCGCGGGTACGATGGGCGGGTTGTCCATAATTGGTAACATCCAGCAGCAAGGTTTCCGGGTGGTGTATGACCTGGCGGGCTCCCGGGTCGGGTTTTCTCCACGTGGGTGCGCTTAA
- the LOC126628227 gene encoding E3 ubiquitin-protein ligase SINAT3-like isoform X2 produces the protein MESDIIESFASLDLIDDDEIHSRPIHQFVSVPKAHSNTGSNIPGTTSVHELLECPVCTNSMYPPIHQCHNGHTLCSTCKARVHNRCPTCRQELGDIRCLALEKVAESLELPCKYCSLGCPEIFPYYSKLKHEAVCNFRPYNCPYAGSDCSTVGDIPFLVSHLRDDHKVDMHSGCTFNHRYVKSNPREVENATWMLTVFHCFGQYFCLHFEAFQLGMAPVYMAFLRFMGDEAEARNYSYSLEVGGNGRKLIWEGNPRSIRDSHKKVRDSHDGLIIQRNMALFFSGGDRKELKLRVTGRILKEQQNPEGGTCIPLCS, from the exons ATGGAATCAGACATCATTGAAAGTTTTGCGTCTTTGGATTTGATTGACGATGACGAGATCCATAGCCGTCCGATTCACCAGTTTGTTTCAGTTCCGAAGGCGCACAGCAACACCGGCAGTAACATTCCCGGCACCACCAGCGTCCACGAGCTTCTTGAATGCCCTGTTTGTACCAATTCAATGTACCCTCCAATCCATCAG TGTCACAATGGGCATACCCTTTGTTCCACCTGTAAAGCAAGGGTGCATAACCGGTGCCCAACTTGTAGACAGGAGCTTGGTGACATAAGGTGTCTAGCACTGGAGAAGGTTGCTGAATCGCTTGAACTGCCCTGCAAGTATTGCTCTCTAGGGTGCCCAGAGATATTTCCCTATTATAGTAAACTCAAACACGAGGCTGTCTGTAACTTCAGACCATACAACTGTCCATATGCTGGATCAGACTGCTCCACTGTTGGGGATATTCCATTCCTTGTTTCTCACCTCCGGGATGATCACAAGGTGGACATGCATTCCGGATGCACTTTTAATCATCGTTATGTAAAGTCTAATCCTCGTGAAGTAGAAAATGCCACATGGATGTTAACT GTCTTCCACTGTTTTGGTCAGTATTTCTGTCTACATTTTGAAGCCTTCCAGCTTGGTATGGCTCCTGTTTACATGGCATTTCTCCGGTTCATGGGGGATGAAGCAGAAGCTCGGAACTACAGCTACAGCCTGGAGGTTGGAGGAAATGGCCGAAAGCTGATTTGGGAGGGCAACCCAAGAAGCATAAGGGATAGCCACAAGAAGGTTAGAGACAGCCATGATGGCCTCATAATACAGCGCAACATGGCGCTTTTCTTCTCTGGTGGGGATAGGAAAGAGCTGAAGCTGCGGGTCACAGGACGAATATTGAAGGAACAGCAGAACCCAGAAGGTGGGACCTGCATACCTCTCTGTAGCTAG